The Lachnospiraceae bacterium KM106-2 nucleotide sequence CAGCCTTTTCCTGTCCAACTTCTAATACATCTCCCGAACGGATCAAGAATACATTCTCCTTTGGAATACCAAGAGATTGAGCAATCTCAGAATGTTTCTTTAAGTGACGATATTCACCATGAACTGGAATTGAATATTTTGGTTTTACTAATGAGTAGATCAACTTAACTTCTTCCTGACAGGCATGTCCAGATACGTGAGTATCTTGATAGATAACATTAGCACCCTTCATGGATAATTCATTGATTACTTTGCCTACAGCCTTTTCATTACCTGGGATTGGTGTAGAACTAAAGATTACTGTATCCCCCGGCTGAATGCTGACTTTCTTATGAATGCTTGCAGCAATACGTGACAATGCCGCCATAGATTCTCCCTGGCTACCTGTCATAACTAATACGATCTTATCGTCTGTATAATTCTTCATCTGATCAATATCAATGATCACACCATCTGGAACTTGAATATAACCAAGCTCACTAGCAGTAGTCACGATATTTACCATACTTCTTCCTTCGATAACAACTTTACGACCGTATTTTACAGCAGAGTTAATGATCTGTTGAACACGATCCACATTCGATGCGAATGTTGCAACGATAATTCTATGCTTCGTGTTCTCTGCAAATATATTATCAAATGTCTTACCTACTGTACGTTCTGACATTGTAAAACCAGGACGCTGGATATTCGTACTATCACACATTAAGGCAAGTACACCTTTTTTACCGATTTCAGCAAAACGTTGTAAATCGATCACATCACCAAATACTGGTGTATAATCCACTTTAAAGTCACCTGTATGAACGATGATACCTGCTGGCGTATAGATTGCTAACGCTGCAGAATCTGCAATACTATGGTTTGTTCTGATAAATTCAATTCTAAAACATCCTAAATTGATGCTTTGACCATATTTGATCACTTTACGTTTTGTTGTCTTTAAAAGATTATGCTCTTTTAATTTATTTTCAATAATACCAATTGTAAGCTTAGTTGCATAAATTGGTACGTTAATATCTCTTAAAATATAAGGTAATGCACCGATATGATCTTCATGACCATGTGTAATGACAAAACCTTTTACTTTATGAATATTTTCTTTTAAATATGTTACGTCTGGAATTACTAAATCAATTCCTAACATATCATCTTCCGGAAATGATAATCCACAATCTACAACGATGATGCTATCTTCATATTCGAATGCTGTGATATTCATTCCTATCTGTTCTAATCCTCCAAGGGGTATGATCTTAACTCCCTTGTCACTTACTACCTTATTCTTCAAAATTGCACCTCCAATAGTTTATGTATGTCATCTATTACTCAGTGCATTCATCGTTGATTAAGAACACCTGTATTTAATTTTCATTATTATCATGGCATTTCTTACAATATCCGTAGAGCTTAACTTCATGATCAGTAACATGAAATCCTTTTTGCTCTTCTATTCGCTTTTCTAACGTTTCTAGTAAGTCATCCTCAAAAGAAGTTACAGAATGGCATTTTAGGCATATCAAATGGTGATGATGATGCTCTTTAAACCCGACTTCTCCCTTACCAATTTCATAGCGTACAAACCCATCATCAAGATTCAACTTATCTATCAGATGTAACTCTGATAGAAGCTGAATGGTACGATATACTGTAGCTAATCCTATTTCAGGATATTGCGCTTTGACATGTTCATATATCTCTTCAGCAGTTAAATGCTTATCCGGCTGATTTTGCAACACATCTAATATCGCGATACGCTGTGTCGTAACTTTCAGACCGTTGTTTCGTAATAATTCCATAAACCGTTCGTGATTATTAGGCATATTGTCCTCTCTTCTCGCACCGTTTACATAGGTGCCATAATAATTAATAACATAATTGAAAATTAATACATCTCTAAACTAATCAATATGATTGCTCTAACAGCACATATTACATACATTTAAAAACATAGTTATTTATATAAAAATAATATATTTATTATTCTTTATTCATCTCAATATCGATGTCATCCATCATAGTTTCAAATACTTTTGAAACTGCGGCTAACTCTTCATCATTTTCTACAATGTCATAGATTACATCATTGTCATCAGATTCTTTTTCTTTTAAGATCAAAGCATTCGCTTCATCATCTTCTTCATCAATTGAATCTGCGATCAATAAATAATTAATGCCACTAATACGTGTTTGTTCTAACACATAGAATTCTACTTCTTCTTTATCTTCAGTAGTAAAAATAATTTTCTCGTTGTTACTTGTCATGCTACTCTCCTTACGTATTTACTCATACTTCTATTAATTACTCTTCTCTTTTTTCATGGTATAGAAAGTCTAAATAACCTTGTAAAATAAATACAGCAGCTATCTTATCAACTATTTTTGCTCTAGCATCTCTGCGCATTCCGCCATCGATCATGGCATTATGCGCAGCTACTGTTGTTAATCTTTCATCCCATAAGATTACTTCTAAAGACGTTCGTTTTTCTAACATTTCTTTGAATTCTTCGGATTTTAAAGCACGATCTCCAACCGTGTTATTCATGTTCTTAGGATATCCTAGAACGATCTTCTCCACTTTATACTCTTCCGCTAATTCCTGAATGCGTGCCAACGTTTGACGAAGTTTATTTTCCTGTTTTCTTCGAACGACCTCGATTCCTTGTGCAGTAAGGCCCAACTCATCACTGATGGCAACTCCTACTGTCACAGAACCATAGTCTAATCCCATTATTCTCATTTTAGTCCTACTTTTCTACTTTAAATTACTATTGATATAGTCTTCAAGCAATGCTTCAAGGATCTCATCACGTTCAACTTTCATAATTAAGCTTCTAGCTCCATTGTGACTTGTGATATAAGTTGGATCTCCTGACATTACGTAACCGACAATCTGGTTAACCGGATTGTAGCCTTTTTCAACAAGAGATTTGTAAACAGTATCGATGATATCTGTCACTTTAATTTCTTGCTCTTTTTGCACTTTAAAAAACTGTGTATTATTCATATCCTGCATTTTCTCACGTCCTTATATTAAAACTATTTTCTAACATTTTATCCTATGTCTAGAAAATGACTATTAACTATATATTAATATAAAACACTAGAAAATTCAATCAATTATTTTAGAAAGCATGACATCTGTTGTTAAATTTTCTAAAATTTTCACGGAAATAATTTCATTGGATAAATCCTTTTCTGATTCGCATGCAACTTTTAAATATCTCTTTGTATGACCAATTTGATACTCTTTTCCTTCAATTGTAATGCTCTCTTCAAATAAGATCTTTTCTTCTTGTCCAATGAATTCTGCTTCGTAGGCTTTTCTCATTCTATGCTCTAATTCCATTAACTCAGTACTTCTAGCATGTTTGATGGAATCATCCACTTGATCCGGCATAACCTCAGCTCTTGTTCCTTTACGTTTCGAATACTTAAAGATATGCATCTGTGCGAAAGCAACTTTTTCTAAGAACGCTTTTGTTGTTTTGAATTCTTCCTCAGTTTCACCAGGGAATCCAACGATAACATCTGTTGTTAATGCTGGTTTATCAAAATATTCACGGATCAGGCAGCATTTTTCGTAAAACTCATCTGCACTATATTTACGATTCATTCTTTTTAAGGTAGCATCACATCCACTTTGTAATGATAAATGGAAATGTGGACAGAATTTTTCATCTTTGCTTAATGTCTGAACAAATTCTTCCGTAATAACTCTAGGTTCTAAGGAACCAAGACGGATTCTTTCAATCCCATCGATTTTGCTGATTGCAACGATTAAAGATAAAAGATTCCCCTCTTCTAAATCAACACCATAAGATGATAAATGGATTCCTGTTAAGACAACTTCTTTATAGCCAGAAGCAACAAGTCGATTTACTTCATTTACAACATCTTCTGTTTTTCGAGAACGAACTCTTCCTCTTGCATAAGGAATGATACAGTAAGAACAGAATTGATTACATCCATCTTGTACTTTGATGTATGCTCTTGTTTTTTCCCCTGCACCATCAATTGTAAGTTCTTCATATTCTTGATCATGGTTGATATCGATCAAGGCTTGCGTTTTAGAATCATCCTCAAAATATTGTTCTAATAATGATACGATATTATGCTTCTGATTATTTCCAACAACAAGATCAATGGCCTCATCTTGTTCTAGGGCATCTTTAGCAGCTTGTACATAACAGCCAACTGCTACTACGATACTGTTTTCATTTTGTTTCTTTGCCTTGTGAAGCATCTGTCTTGACTTACGATCAGCAATATTCGTTACCGTACATGTATTAACAACATATACATCCGCTTTCTCATTAAATTCTCTTACCTCATAACCAGCTTCTTGGAAAAGCTTTAGCATTGCATCACTTTCATAAGAATTTACTTTACATCCTAACGTTAAAAAAGCAACTGATCTATTATTATTTTCATGCATATTGATTTTACCCATAATATATCCTTTCAATACAATTTTTATGTCTATTTCATCATTAATTGATTATTTCATATTTTTTCTACATGTTGTTTTGCATAAAATACTCCTACAAATTTCAGTTTTATTGAATGTTTTCCACAAGTTTTTCTTGTTAAAAAAAGCAATTTTACCAAATATTAATCTCAAATCCATTTTTTATCTTTTTTTCAACTCATGAAATGACACGTATTTGTAGATGTTTTTTATGTACTTTGTATATTGACTTTTAATTATGCAAAATGTAGTATAATACTATAATTATTAAAGGAGGAGTTCATATGAAAACAGTTCAAATCTCTTTAAATTCTATCGATAAGGTAAAATCATTCGTAAATGACGTAACTAAATTTGATGCTGAATTTGATTTAGTTTCTGGTAGATATGTAATCGATGCAAAATCAATCATGGGTATCTTTAGTTTAGATTTATCTAAACCTATTGATTTAAATATCCATGCTGAAGAAAATGCAGACCAAATTCTTGAAAAATTAAAACCATATATCGTAGAATAAGATTACTATAGATATAACCAGAATAACAACATGGAGGATACCGAGTATCCTCTTTTTTGTTGTCCAAAAGCGATACACTTATAAGGATCTACTAACCCGTTACATGCGTAAACGCGACAGTCGCCAAGATGATACAAGTATCACTTTGGCTCGTTGTTCGCGTAAAGAAAAAGAATGTGCCAAGGCACATTCTTTTTTCTTATTGCCTTTTTCTTAATTATTCACACATAATCACTTCTCTAGTCTCTAAAGCCGTCTGAACTAATTCATCAATTTTCTCTTGTAATTTATATTCAGAATGTTCAATTGCTTTTAAGCTTGGCTTTGTAACTGGATGTTTTGCAACAAAGATCGTACAACAGTCTTCAAATGGTAATACACTTGTTTCATAAGTGTCGATACGTTCTGCGATAGTAACGATATCTTGTTTATCAAACGCGATAAGTGGACGGTAAACAGGCATTGTGCAAACAGCATTCGTAGCATTTAAGCTTTGCATTGTCTGAGAAGCAACCTGTCCAATACTTTCTCCAGTGATCAGACCAAGACAATTATTTTCTTTTGCAATTGTTTCTGCAATCTTCATCATATAACGTCTCATAATGATCGTTAATTCATCATGTGGACATTGTTCATAGATATATAATTGGATATCTGTAAAATTGATTACATTTAGCTTGATTGGTCCTGTATAACGAGACACGATCTTTGCTAAATCAACAACTTTTTGTTTTGCACGTTCACTTGTATAAGGTGGTGCATGGAAATAAGTTGCTTCAATTGTAACACCACGTTTTGCAACCATATACCCTGCTACAGGACTGTCGATACCACCAGATAATAATAACATTGCTTTTCCGTTACATCCAACTGGCATTCCACCTAAACCGTGAATGATTTCAGAGTAAACATAAGCTTTATGACGAACTTCGATATTGATTCTAACATCAGGAGTCTTGACATCAACTTTCATTTCTGGGAAGCGATCTAATAAATAAGCACCCATTTCCACGCAGATTTCAGGAGACGTATATGGATATGATTTATCTCCACGTTTTGCTTCTACTTTAAAGCTGAAGTTCTTGTCTGGATATACTTTATCCACAAAATCTCCTACTTCTTTCGTTAGATTCTCCCATGCGAATTCATCGATGATCTTAACTGGACAGATTTGAGCAATACCAAATACTCGCTTCATCGCTTCTACTGCTTCATCAAAATCGTAATCAGTTAAGGCTTCTACATAAATTCTTCCTTGTTCCTTAGATACGTGGAATTCACCTTCCACACTGTCTAATGAATGTTTAATGCGATCACGTAACGCATTTTCAAAGATATATCTATTCTTACCTTTGATTCCGATCTCTGCATATTTAATCAAAAATGCTTTATACATTTTGTTTCCTCCTTGCCTTATGCGGCTTCTATCTTAATGTCTTGTAAATCTTCTTAACATTGGAAGTAATTCATTTAACATAACCAATGCATAATCTATCTCTTCTTCTGTTGTTTCCACGCTAAAGCTAAAGCGTAAGGTAGAATCTAATAATTGTTTTTTCACACCGATCGCTTGAAGTGTTCCACTCAATGCCGGATGATTTGATGAACAAGCAGAACCGCTTGATACATAGACATCTCTTTCTTCCAAAGCATGCAAAAGTACTTCACTTCGGATATCTGCAAAACTAGCACTTACTACATGTGGTGCTGTATTTTCAATTCCAAGTCCGATACCATTTACCGTAACACCTTCGATCTGTTGTAATCCAGCAACTAATCTCTCTTTTAATTCATACAGATGTGCTACTTTCTTTTCGTGATCTTTGTAGATGAGCTCTGCAGCTTTTCCCATTCCTGCGATGCCTGGAACATTTTCCGTACCGCTTCGCATTCCTTTTTGCTGTTCTCCACCGTAGATGATCGGTTTGATCTTAACTTTATCTTTAATATATAAGAATCCGATTCCTTTTGGTCCATGAATCTTGTGACCGCTTACCGATAACAAATCAATTCCTTGTTTTTTAGGACGAATTTTATATTTTCCATATGCTTGGATCGCATCTACATGGAAAAGGATATCTTTCTTCTTATCCTTGATCGCTTTGGAGATCGCTTCTACATCCTGAACTGCTCCCATTTCATTATTTACATACATAATGGAAACAAGGATCGTATCATCACAAATAGAATCAAGTAATTGTTCTTGATCGACCTTGCCATTTTCATCTACGTCAAGGTACGTAACACGAAATCCCATATCTTCTAAGAAGATAACTGGATTATGAACGCTTGCATGTTCGATCTTTGTTGTGATAATGTGATTTCCACTTCTCTTGTTTGCAAGTGCAACACCAATTAATGCGGTATTATTAGATTCTGTTCCCCCAGAAGTAAAGATGATTTCTTTTGGTTCCACCTTTAAGCTTGCCGCAATGATCTCTTTGGCTTTCTTAATATAGTTTTCTGCTTCCACACCTTTTAAATGCATCGAAGACGGATTACCATAATCTTCTTTCATTGTTTTTAACATGATGTCACAAACTTCATGAAACGGTTTTGTCGTTGCTGCATTATCTAAATATGCTTCCATAACTTCCTCCCAAATGCAAGTTAATCTTGCTCTAATTCCATCATCAACGCTGCCATCATAGTAAATCCTGCGGTTTCTGTACGCAATATTCGTTTTCCAAGTGTTATCGGCATAATCCCAGCTTCTTGCAACAATGTTACTTCTGGATCATCAAATCCCCCTTCAGGTCCAACAATAATCCCGATTGTCTTCGCTGATTTTGATTCTTCGATCATCTTTCTTGTATGACTGATTCCTTCTGCATTTTCATAAGCAAAAAAGTTGATATCCAACTCTTTCATCTTATTGATTGCTTCCTTAAAAGAGATTACCGAAGTAACCTCAGGAATCATTCCTCTTTTGCTTTGTTTAGCCGCACTCTCTGAAATAGATTGCCAGCGTTCTAACTTCTTAGCTTCTTTTTTCTTATCTTCTATTTTCACAACACATCGCTTCATCGACACCGGTACTACTTCATAAACGCCTAATTCCACCATCTTCTGGATGATCAAATCCATTTTATCCTTCTTTGGTAGTCCTTGGAACAAATAAACCTTAGCCGGAAGTTCCGTCTGCGTTGGTTCTTTACTTATAATATCTGCTATTACTTCTTTTGGAGATATTTCTTCTATCTGACAAAGATAATCGGTTCCTTCCATGTCACAAACTTGAATTTTTTCACCAATTTTCATTCGCAATACATTTTTGATATGATTTACATCATCACCGATAATCTGAACATTTTGTTCACTTACCTGAGATTTTTGAACATAGAATAAATTCATCTCTATCTCCTTTGATTTCATTAAATATCTAAAAAACTCTTGACACGATATCTGCATAAAAAAGAATGTGGCTTGCCACATTCTCCGCACCGAACGCGATCGCGAAGCAATAAATTCCTTTCGCGTGAGCGTGCATCTTGGCTTTCTTTTTTTCAGAAAGCCTTTTATTAACTAGGAGACTGCTCAAAGAGAAGTTTCCTAGTTAATATAAAAAGTGTTTTGCTCGCAAAACACTCCGCGCCGAACGCGATCGCGAAGCGATAAATTCCTTTCGCGTGAGCGTGCATCTTGGCTTTCTTTTTTCAGAAAGCCTTTTATTAACTAGAAGACTGCTCGAAGAGAAGTTTCCTAGTTAATATAAAAAGTGTTTTGCTCGCAAAACACTCCGCGCCGAACGCGATCGCGAAGCGATAAATTCCTTTCGCGTGAGCGTGCATCTTGGCTTTCTTTTTTCAGAAAGCCTTTTATTAACTAGAAGACTGCTCGAAGAGAAGTTTCCTAGTTAATAAAGAAAGAGTTTGCCACCGCAAACTCCAACTCTTACAATGTTCTAATATTAACATTCGTGACGTTAATTGTCAATATAAGACGAGTTGGCATTTGATAACGTTTCATCCTTTTTTGTCATTTTTTTGAACATTTTTAATCAAAAAAACGCTCTACAGTATTATTCACTGTAAAGCGTTTCATTTTCTTTATTCTGGTTTCTTAGCGATAATAGAAACCCAGTCTTTCATTGTATTCACTTCTACAATTTCAAACCCATTTTTCTTCATAGCCGCTTCAACTTCATCACGTTTCATATCGATGATACCTGAAGTAATGAATAGACCACCTGGAATTAAGTGCTTTCCGATCTCGCCTGATAATGGGATAATAACATCAGCTAAAATGTTTGCTACAACTACATCATAACATTCCATTCCAACTTTTTGCTGTAATTCTTCATCAGCAATGATATTACCGCTCCAAGCATCAAACTTGTCACCGATGATATGATTTACTTCAGCATTTTCCCAAGTCATATCAACGGCATGAGGATCGATATCAATAGCCAGAGCACTCTTAGCTCCTAATTTTAAGCCGATAATAGAAAGGATCCCACTTCCGCATCCTACGTCAAGTAAACGAGTCGTATCATTTACATGTTCTTTTAATCCATGAATGCATAATTTTGTTGTTTCATGAGATCCAGTACCAAATGCACTACCTGGATCAATTTCGATCACGATATCGTCTTCTTTTTGATCCTTTAATTGTTCCCATGTTGGTTTGATCACGATATTGTCATCTAAACGGAATGGTTTAAAATACTGTTTCCAGTTGTTCATCCAATCTTTATCTTCTGTTTCTGAAATCGTGATTTCACCACTTCCGATGTCGATAAAGTCTTTTAATTCATTAAGACCTTCTTTTACTTGTCCTAACAATACAGAAGGATCTTCTTCTGGATCACGATAGAAATTAACGGTTGCAATATGGTCATCTTCTTCTAATTGAGGAAGAATATCTACAAACATTTGTGCTTTCTCTTCATCCGTTAAAGGTACCTTATCTTCAATTTCAATTCCTTCAACACCTAATTCATCTAACATATTACTTACTAAATCAACTGCATATGTTGTTGTCTTTAAGGAAAATTTAGTCCACTTCATTCTTTTCTCTCCTTATATGTCAAAATATCTGTTCTTTAACACTCTTTCCAATAAACTCTAACATATACCGCCATAAAAATCAAATTAGCTTTTTAGTTTTTCACCTACAAGCACAATGCAGCTTCTTCCTTCAACAATCATATGATTACTGACTACTGGCATATTTAAATGATAACAACTCTCACCATAATCGGTATTTACCTTCATCCTCCAGATGTGCGTTCTTGGTATCTTAGGAATCTCAATCTTCATTCTCTCCCAGTGTGCATTTACAAAAAGATAGACAAAATCATCTTCTTCGTTATCTTTTGTTCTACCCGCATATAAAACACCTAGACTTCTTGATTCATAAGAGGTATCAAGATACCAGGCTTTCTTACCATGAATACTCGTATCCGGCAACTTACATTTTGCCTGCTTTCCCTGTTTATATATAACCGGATGTTTCTTCCGCAACTGAATCATATATCTACAAAATTGGAATAAATCATCATTTTCTTTTAGTAAATTCCAATCGAGCCAGGAGATCTCATTATCCTGACAGTAAGCATTATTATTACCAAACTGCGTATTACCAAATTCATCACCCGCTAAGAACATCGGTATTCCACGGCTCATCATCAAAACAGTCATCGCATTTTTGATCATTTTTTTACGAAGTCGAATCACATTTTTATTTGTCGTCTTCCCTTCAACTCCACAGTTCCAACTATTATTGTTATTTTCTCCATCTGAATTATTCCATCCATTTGCTTCATTATGTTTTTCATTATAAGAATAGAGATCCCATAAGGTAAATCCATCATGACAATCCATAAAATTAACAGAAGCTCCTGTTCCACGAAATTCCGGATCATAGAGATCTCTAGAACCTGTAATACGATTCGCTGCTGCCTGTATCATTCCTGCATCACCCTTTAAGAAGCGTCTCATATCATCTCGGTATTTCCCATTCCACTCTGACCATCTTTTATAAGCAGGGAAGGATCCAACTTGATAAAGTCCGCCTGCATCCCATGCTTCTGCGATCAGTTTAACTTTTCCGAGAATCGGATCCATTGCTAATGCCTGCAATAGTGGCGGTTGATGCATAGGTGCTCCATCCTCATTTCGCCCTAAAATAGATGCAAGATCAAAACGGAATCCATCTACTCGATATTCAGTTACCCAGTATCTCAGACAATCCATGATCAAATTCTGAACCATCGGATGATTACAGTTTAATGTATTCCCGCAGCCGCTAAAATTGTAATAATAACCTTCCGGAGTCATCAAATAATATATATTATTATCAAATCCCTTAAACGAGATATAGGGTCCGTTTTCATTTCCTTCCGCCGTATGATTAAATACCACATCTAAGATAACTTCAATCCCATTTTCATTTAGCGTCTTGATCATATTTTTTAGCGATAATCCTTCTCGGTTATATTCCTCATATCCACTATAACTGGTATTCGGAGCAAAGAAACTAACCGGATTATATCCCCAATAATCAAGAAGCTGCTTTCCTTTATACTCTCTCGCATTTTTGGTCTCATCAAATTCAAAGATCGGCATTAGCTCCACAGCATTAATCCCTAACTTCTTAAGATACTGTATCTTTTCAACAATTCCGGCAAATGATCCCTTCCTCTCAACTCCAGAAGACGGATCGATCGTGAACCCTCTCACATGCATCTCATATATTACAAGCTCTTCTAGCGGTATCTCCGGCTGTTTATCATTTCCCCAGTCAAAATCATTGGATACCACCCTGGCCCGGTATCCATTTTCATAATCATTTCGTTTTCCCCATACGCTTTGTCCTGTGACCGCTTTGGCATAGGGATCCAATAAAAGTTTCGTCTGATCAAATAACAATCCTTTCTTAGGATCATATGGTCCGTCCAAGCGATAAGCATATTCAAATTCTCCAATATCGAGTTCAAATACAATGATTGAATAAACAAATCCGATCCGATATCCTTCCGGGATTGGAATTACTGCATAAGGTTCTTTTTCTCCACGTTTAAACAAGACTAACTCACAAGAAGTTGCTCTTCTAGAATAGACAGTAAAACTCACTCCACCTGGTATGGCGATCGCGCCATTTTGCAAAAAGAATCCGGGTCTTACCTTAAATTCATTGATAACGTCTAGCGGATATAAATGTGCTCCACTACATGTTATTGTCTGCATATGTAAATCCTCCATTCTTATTCACCTCATCTTCTGTTAAATAATAACATTATTTTCCATAAATATGAATTGTTAATTTAGTTTTTTACTGTACTACCATTTCCATAAATGATTTTTTTCCCTACCTTTTTATATGGTTTGATCGTGATGAAATATTTTTTCTTTTTATTAACCTTATAACGATAAGATTTCATTTTTGACGAAACCATAATGGTCTTCTGCCCTGTTTTACCATTTTGTTTTATATTAATTCGATATCCATTTGCGGAAGTCTTCCTCCAGCTTATCATTAACTGTTTCTTATTTTTACTCTGCTTCACAGATAACTTTACCGATTTCGGACAGGTATAGGCCGTAACATAAGCAGGAGCACTCTGTTGTTCCTTCCCATTTACCTTCTTGATCCCGATCAGTTTAAACTTATATTGCTTATTACTAGTTATTGCCTGCGTCTTACCCTTCGCAGTCCTGATCTTCTTAATTGTGACGCTTTGATTCTTCGCTTTTATCGTTGTCACCTTGCAGTACTTCTTAGCTGATCTATCATAATAAAAGAGAATATAGCTGCTTGCTCCGGTTTTCTTTTGAAAAGACAGCTTAATTTTATTGAAGCTATACCCAGATTGCTTAAATCCACCGATTTTCGTCCATACTTTTTTCTCCACAGGAACTGGCGTGTTCGTAGGTACAGGGCTTGTTGCTGGACTTGTCGTTTCCTGACACACTCCATCTTGCACTTTTGTATTCCACAAGGCATATAACGTCATTGGTTGTTGTCTTTTTATTATAGCTTCTAACTCCACCTTTGTATTTTGTGTTCCATCCATAGACCATCCAGCAAACACGGCACCTGCCTTTGTCGTTACCGGCAAACTATTTTGATGATATAACTGACGATAC carries:
- a CDS encoding ribosomal protein L11 methyltransferase; the protein is MKWTKFSLKTTTYAVDLVSNMLDELGVEGIEIEDKVPLTDEEKAQMFVDILPQLEEDDHIATVNFYRDPEEDPSVLLGQVKEGLNELKDFIDIGSGEITISETEDKDWMNNWKQYFKPFRLDDNIVIKPTWEQLKDQKEDDIVIEIDPGSAFGTGSHETTKLCIHGLKEHVNDTTRLLDVGCGSGILSIIGLKLGAKSALAIDIDPHAVDMTWENAEVNHIIGDKFDAWSGNIIADEELQQKVGMECYDVVVANILADVIIPLSGEIGKHLIPGGLFITSGIIDMKRDEVEAAMKKNGFEIVEVNTMKDWVSIIAKKPE
- a CDS encoding glycogen debranching enzyme, encoding MQTITCSGAHLYPLDVINEFKVRPGFFLQNGAIAIPGGVSFTVYSRRATSCELVLFKRGEKEPYAVIPIPEGYRIGFVYSIIVFELDIGEFEYAYRLDGPYDPKKGLLFDQTKLLLDPYAKAVTGQSVWGKRNDYENGYRARVVSNDFDWGNDKQPEIPLEELVIYEMHVRGFTIDPSSGVERKGSFAGIVEKIQYLKKLGINAVELMPIFEFDETKNAREYKGKQLLDYWGYNPVSFFAPNTSYSGYEEYNREGLSLKNMIKTLNENGIEVILDVVFNHTAEGNENGPYISFKGFDNNIYYLMTPEGYYYNFSGCGNTLNCNHPMVQNLIMDCLRYWVTEYRVDGFRFDLASILGRNEDGAPMHQPPLLQALAMDPILGKVKLIAEAWDAGGLYQVGSFPAYKRWSEWNGKYRDDMRRFLKGDAGMIQAAANRITGSRDLYDPEFRGTGASVNFMDCHDGFTLWDLYSYNEKHNEANGWNNSDGENNNNSWNCGVEGKTTNKNVIRLRKKMIKNAMTVLMMSRGIPMFLAGDEFGNTQFGNNNAYCQDNEISWLDWNLLKENDDLFQFCRYMIQLRKKHPVIYKQGKQAKCKLPDTSIHGKKAWYLDTSYESRSLGVLYAGRTKDNEEDDFVYLFVNAHWERMKIEIPKIPRTHIWRMKVNTDYGESCYHLNMPVVSNHMIVEGRSCIVLVGEKLKS